The Streptomyces sp. NBC_00162 sequence TGCGGGCAGGGGGCACCGCGGCGTCCTTGACCACGGTCAGGTGTGCGCCGTAGTCGGCGATCGGCCCTGACAGGTCGATGTCTGCTTCGTACAGGGGCCGCTGGTCACCGAGCAGCGTCCAGTTGAGCGGGTACTCGGCCGCTCCGCGCGAGCTGCACGAACACGCGCCCCGCAGTACCGCGGCTCTGGGACGCCCATACCGGCCGTCGCAGGCGTGCCACATCGTCGTGGAGGGCACGTGCCCGCCGCTGCCCACGTCGTAGTACACCGGTCCGGGCTCGGTGCCGTCCTCGAGCAGCACCCCCACCGAACCCTCGTGCGCCGCTCCCAGCGCCCTGAACGCCCCGTCCACCACGCACTACCCCTTTCTGTTCCGCATGCCCTGCCGTCCGGAGCCGGCTGGACCGGGTCCGGACGGTTCCAGCCTGCCCGTGCCCGTGCGGCCGTGTACCGGAATCGGCTCAATGCGTACTCCCGGAAGCAAATGGGTGCTGTGGTTGACCGCCCGGCCGGTTGAGTACGCGAAAGCCGTTACGAGCTGGGGTGGCTGTGCAGGACTCCGGGGTGGGAGGCCTGGTTCATGGGTTCGGCGAGGCGGGAGCCGATCCGGAAGCGCATGTCGCCTGCGGCCCTGCGGACTTCCTCGTGCTGCCCGTCGTCATCGAGCAGGGCCAGGAGCAGCATTAGGGCCCGCGACTCGGCGGCGCTGATCAGTTTCAGGACCGCGAGGCATTGGCCGCGATCATCTTCGTGGCGACCTCGGGCTGCACGTGGCGGCAGCTGCCGCCGGTGTTCGGCCCCGAGCTGGCAGACGGTCTACCGGCGCTTCGCCCAGTGGAGCCGGGCCCGGGTCTGGGCCCGCCTCCACCGCGTCATCCTCGACGAACTCGGGGCCCGCGGGGAACTGGACTGGTCGCGCTGCGCGATCGATTCGGTCAGCCGTCGCCGAAGCGGCGCGCGGCGCCGAGATCGTCGTGGTCACCGTCCCCTTCAAGAACGTGCCGGACCTGCCCGAGGGCCTCTTCGACGGGGCCGCCGAGGGCTTCAGCGTCATCGACACCAACAACTACTACCCGCAGCAGCGCGACGGCCGGATCGCCGCCGTCGAGGACGAGGGCCTGACCGAGAGCCGGTGGACCGAGCGGCAGCTCGGGCACCGTGTGATCAAGGCCTTCAACGGCACCTACGCCCAGGACATCCTCGACCTGCACCGTCCGGCCGGCGCCCCGGACCGCATCGCACTGCCCGTCGCCGGCGACGACGAGGCCGCGAAGAAGGCCGTCCGCGCCCTCATCGACGAACTCGGCTTCGACACCGTCGACGCGGGCGGCCTCGACGACTCCTGGCGCCAGCAGCCCGACACCCCCGTCTACGGGCTCCGGGAGGGCGTCGACGGGGTCACCAAGGCCCTGGCCGAGGCCTCCCCGGAACGCCCCGCGGCCTTCCGCGGCTGAGGACGGACGCCCTCCGCGCGGGCTAACCTGGTTCCGGGCAAGGGGAGTTCGGCATCCCGAGGACTGCCCACGGCATCGGACTCAGGAGGACGGATGTTGGCCGAGTCACTGACGGCACTCGCCGGCGCGGGTGCCACCGCGCTGATCGGAGCCATGGCCACCGACCTGTGGCAAGGGGCCCGCGGCGGGGTCGTCCGACTCTTCGGGCGCGGCGGCGAGGCCCGCGGGGCAGCCATCGGGGCGCAGCTCGACGAGGACGCCGTTCTCGTCGGCCGCGCCGAACCGGCCGGCGCGGACGAGATCCGGGCGGAGCTGCTGCCCGTATGGCGTCGGCGACTGCTCCTGCTGCTGGAGGAACACCCGGACTCCGAAAGCGAGTTGCGCGAGCTGGTCGCCCGCGTGCAGAGCGGCCGGCCGGCCGAGCGGCAGGTCTGGACGCAGTCGAACACCGCACGCGACCACGGCACTCTCTTCGCCGTGCAGGGTGGCAACCTCCACTACCACCAGGCGGCCGAAGGGCAGGTGCCACCGCCCGCCGACGAGGACGGCGCGGACGGGACCGGCTGATCGTGGACCTCCCCGACGAGGTCCACCAGGAAGTCCGCGCCGTCGCCGGCTTCGCCTACGGCGCGGTCGGCGCCGACATCCACGTCTTCGGCGACGGCACCCCCGTCTACCTGCTGTACGTGCGCGACACGCACGGCGCCGCGGACACCTTGCGGCGTGACTCGGCCTGGCTGCGCGCCCAGCCCAGCCGCATGCTCGACGCCCGCAGCGAGATCGTGGAGTTCACCGGCCGCGAAGCGGAGCTGGCCCGGCTGCGGGAGTGGCGCGAGCTGCCCGCCCGATCGGCCGTACGCTGGCTGCACGGGCCCGGCGGCGCGGGCAAGTCCCGGCTCGCCGCCCGCTTCGCCGCCGAAAGCGCCGACGCCGGCTGGCTCGTCGTGGACGCCGTACACGGCACGGACACCTACCCGCCCGCCCAGGGCAGCCAGGACCTGCGCACCGACCACCGCGCCGGGGTGCTGCTGCTCGTCGACTACGCCGACCGCTGGCCGGACGCTCACCTCAGGTGGCTGTTCCACAACGGGTTGCTCCTCGGCGAACTGCCCGCGCGGATCCTCCTCATCGCCCGGTCGGTGCGGCCCTGGCCCGCGCTGCGGGCGCAGCTGAGCCGTCAGCGGCGCGCGACCGACCTCTCCGACCAGCCGCTGGACCCGCTCTCCGGTCAACTGGGCGAACGCGGCAGGATGTTCGAGGCCGCCCGCCGCAGCTTCGCGGCCCACTACCCGGACCCGGCCGCCCTCGACGACCTGCGCCCGCCGTACGAGGACCTCGCCCGCCCCGACTTCGGGCTCACCCTCGCCGTCCACATGGCGGCGCTCACCGCCGTCGACGCCCGGGCCGGCGGCCGGGAACCGCCCGCCGACCTCGCCGGCATGACCGCGTACCTCCTCGACCGCGAACACGAGAACTGGCGCCGGCCGTCCGAGCACGACACGGACGACACCGGCGGCGCGAGCACCGCGGGCCCCGAGGACGACGACCGCCGCGCCCTCGACCTCGCGCGCACCGTCTTCACCGCCGTCCTCACCGGCCCGATGCGACGCGACGCCGCCCGCCCGCTCCTGGACCGGCTCCTGCTGCGCACCCCGGCCGACCGGGTCCTGACCGCACACGCCGTCCACTACCCGCCCACCGACCCGGCGGCCGCCCACGTACTCGAACCCCTGCTCCCCGACCGGCTCGCCGAGGACTACCTGGCCCTCACCCTCCCCGGCAGCCCCGTCACCGGCTACCCGACCGATCTGTGGTCCGTGACCGCGACCACCCGCATCCTCCGGCGCGACGGAGGGGCCGCGCCCGCCTGGACGCCCCGCGCCCTCACCTTCCTCATCGCCGCGGCCGAACGCTGGCCGCACATCGGTCCCACCGTCCTCTTCCCGCTGCTGCGCCGCGACCCCGCCCTCGCCGTCCGGGGCGGCGGCGCCGTACTGACCTCGATCGCCACCCTCGACTCCGTGGACCTCGACGTCCTGGAGGCCATCGAGCCCCTGCTGCCCCAGGGAGACGTACGGGTGGAGGGCGGAGCCGGGGAACTGGCCCTCCGGCTCGCCACCCACCGCCTCGAAGGCGCTGCGGACCGCACGGAACGGGCCCGCCTCTCCGGGGAGCTGGCATCCGCCCACCTCAGGACGGGCCGCCGGAGCGAGGCGCTCGCGCACATGGAGGAGGCCGTACGCCTCGCGAGGGAGGCCGCCGAGGAGGATCCGGCGCACCGGTCCTCATACGCGGACGCCCTCCTCAACCTCGGCGGCCGCTTCCTCCACGAGATCACCGCCGAGCGCCGGATCCACCTCCTCCAGGAGGCGATCGGGCTGATGCGGGAGAACGGCGACGCCCCGGCCGTCCTGGGCGCCCTTGCCCAGGCCCACACCCGGCTGGCCCTCGCGCTCTGGGAGGCCCGGGCCGGGGAGCGGGCCGAGGAGTCCGTGCGGGAGGCGGAACGCCTCTTCGGGGAGGTGCTGGACCGCGACCCCCTCCTGTGGTGGTCCATGTCCTCGGACGTCAACCGCCTGGAGATGGTGAACGGCTTCCTGCTGGCCAAATCCGGACACCCGCAGGAGGCGGCCGAGGGCGCCGGGGCGGTGGTGGCGTACGTGCGCCAGATGGCGGACCTCGATCCCGCCCGGTACGGGGACGACCTGGCCGGCAGCCTGGGCATCCAGAGCCTGCACCTGTGGAGCGCGGGGCGGTACGCCGAAGCGGTCGACGCCCTCCTGGAGGCGCTCCACCTCTACCGCCAGCTTCGCGAGGTCGGCCCCCACTACCGGGATGTCCTCGTCGACCGGCTCGACGACGCGGCCGCCAGGCTCATCTCGCTCGGGCGGCACACGGAGGCCGTCGCGATCGTCGAGGAGAGCCTCGCCCTGCACCGGGAGCGGCTCGCCCTCGATCCGGACACCGCGGGGACCGCCGAAACGGAACGCGGTGCCATCGGCCGCGCACTGGTCTACTTACGCGAGCGGCGCGCCGCCGACCGCCTGCCCTGGAGCACGCCCGCGGAGATGGACGAGGCCGCCGAGCAGCTCGTACGGGCCGCCGACCCCGCGGGGCTGTGGGACCTCATGCGCGCGGTCCCCGTCACCGACGCGATCCGGATCGCCCACCGCCACCCGGCCGAGCACTGGGCCCCGACCGAGGACGGCCCCGGCCGCCGGCTGGCCGCCCGGCTGACCTCGCGGCGCCACCGGCCGCAGGCCGCCGAGCGCGTCGCCAGGTCAGCCGCCGCGCGGGCGGTGTGGCGCCTGCCCCACCGCGACGGGCCCGTGGCACCGGACCGGGTCTCCTTCGCCCCCGGGGCGCCGGTCATGACCTGGGAGACCTACCGCCCGAGCAGGGGGCGACCGCGCGACGAGCACACCACCCGCATCGACGTGTACGACCTCGCCTCCCGCTCCCGCCTCTGGTCCGCCGACCACCTCCGGGTGGGCACCGACGCCGTGACCTGCCTCGGGCCCGACGCGGTCCTCGCGCTGCGGACGGACCTCTGGTTCGCTCCCGAACTCGTCCTGTACCGGCCGGGCCGGGCGGAAGTCCTGGCGAGCGGCCCGGACCTCGTGGGGGCCCGGACCTTCGCCACCGCCCGAGGGTTCGTCGTACTCCTGCGGAGCGAGCCCGCGGCCCTGGTCGGCGCGGTGGGTCGGCCGTTGGAGCGGATCGACCTGCGGGACCTGGGCCTGGAGCGCTGCACCGTCCACGCCGTCGACCCCTCCGGGCACCGGCTGCTGCTGGCAGGTGACCGCCGCGTGATCCTCACCGACGAGGGTCTGGAGCCGCTGTCCGCCCGCGGCTGGTGGGGTGTGCCCGAGCAGCACGGCACGGTACGGGCCGCCGCCTTCCTCTCACCCGACGAGTTCGTGACCGCCGCCTCGACCGGCGGTCTCTACCTCTTCCAACAGGAGTCCGACCAGACCATGGTGACCGCCTGGAACACGTCCGGACGCAGCCTGGAGCACCTGTTCGCGGTCCCCGGGTGGCGCGTCGTCGGAGGGCGGGCCCGGGGCGACGAGACGACGTACTTCAGCGACTCCGTGGGCCTCGCCCCGGGCCCGGAGCCGCGCCCGCTCGCCGGGCCGTCCCGCCGCGCCCCGCGCCTCGTGACCGCCCCGCCCGGCGGCCGCCACGTGCTCCACGGCTCGGCCGTGCACGACCTCGGCGACCCGCTCTCCTTCGCCGGACGGCCGCCCGCCTCGCTGACCGCGGCCGACAGGGCGGCCCTGAACGCCTACCTCGACGGCGGGCGGGCACCCTACGCCGCGATCCGGGAACTGCTGGAGCTCGTACGGGACCTCGGGTCTCCCTTGTGACCGCCACCGACCGAGGAGAGTGACCGAAATGTTCCGAAGGAAGCGCGCCAAGGGCACCCCGGGCACCCCGGCGAGCCCGGCAGGCCCGGAGAACCCCGAGGACCCGCCGCCGGAGCCCGGGACTCCGGCGGATCCGCTCGACCTGCGGCTGGACGAGCCCGACGACACACCGATCCACCTCAGCATGGATTCCACCCTGCGGATGCGCGAGGAACTCGCGGAGGCGGAGCGGAGGCTGGGCCCGGGCCACGAGGACGTCCTGCGGCTGCGCCACAACTACGCCTTCACCCTGTGCATCTGGTCCGCCGCGGCCCCGCCCGGGGAGACGTACATGCTGGACCGGGCGATCCCCCTGATGCTGGAGAACCTGACCCACCAGTCGGCGACCATGGGCCCGCACGCCCGCGACACCCTGATCACCCTCCAGGGGATCGGCGCCGCCCACCTGTCGGCGGAGCGCCCCGCCGAGGCCATCCCCTACCTCGAACGGGCCGTGGAGGGCAGCGAACTCAACCCCGACCTCGACGAGGAACAGAGCCTCGCCTGGCGCGAGAAGCTGTCGGACGCCTACGCCGGGGCGGGCCGCGCCGACCGGGCGATCGCCCGGCTGGAGGAGACCGTGGCCGGCAGCAGGCGCCTCCTGCCGCCGGGCGGGGAGCGGCTGGAGG is a genomic window containing:
- a CDS encoding ATP-binding protein — its product is MDLPDEVHQEVRAVAGFAYGAVGADIHVFGDGTPVYLLYVRDTHGAADTLRRDSAWLRAQPSRMLDARSEIVEFTGREAELARLREWRELPARSAVRWLHGPGGAGKSRLAARFAAESADAGWLVVDAVHGTDTYPPAQGSQDLRTDHRAGVLLLVDYADRWPDAHLRWLFHNGLLLGELPARILLIARSVRPWPALRAQLSRQRRATDLSDQPLDPLSGQLGERGRMFEAARRSFAAHYPDPAALDDLRPPYEDLARPDFGLTLAVHMAALTAVDARAGGREPPADLAGMTAYLLDREHENWRRPSEHDTDDTGGASTAGPEDDDRRALDLARTVFTAVLTGPMRRDAARPLLDRLLLRTPADRVLTAHAVHYPPTDPAAAHVLEPLLPDRLAEDYLALTLPGSPVTGYPTDLWSVTATTRILRRDGGAAPAWTPRALTFLIAAAERWPHIGPTVLFPLLRRDPALAVRGGGAVLTSIATLDSVDLDVLEAIEPLLPQGDVRVEGGAGELALRLATHRLEGAADRTERARLSGELASAHLRTGRRSEALAHMEEAVRLAREAAEEDPAHRSSYADALLNLGGRFLHEITAERRIHLLQEAIGLMRENGDAPAVLGALAQAHTRLALALWEARAGERAEESVREAERLFGEVLDRDPLLWWSMSSDVNRLEMVNGFLLAKSGHPQEAAEGAGAVVAYVRQMADLDPARYGDDLAGSLGIQSLHLWSAGRYAEAVDALLEALHLYRQLREVGPHYRDVLVDRLDDAAARLISLGRHTEAVAIVEESLALHRERLALDPDTAGTAETERGAIGRALVYLRERRAADRLPWSTPAEMDEAAEQLVRAADPAGLWDLMRAVPVTDAIRIAHRHPAEHWAPTEDGPGRRLAARLTSRRHRPQAAERVARSAAARAVWRLPHRDGPVAPDRVSFAPGAPVMTWETYRPSRGRPRDEHTTRIDVYDLASRSRLWSADHLRVGTDAVTCLGPDAVLALRTDLWFAPELVLYRPGRAEVLASGPDLVGARTFATARGFVVLLRSEPAALVGAVGRPLERIDLRDLGLERCTVHAVDPSGHRLLLAGDRRVILTDEGLEPLSARGWWGVPEQHGTVRAAAFLSPDEFVTAASTGGLYLFQQESDQTMVTAWNTSGRSLEHLFAVPGWRVVGGRARGDETTYFSDSVGLAPGPEPRPLAGPSRRAPRLVTAPPGGRHVLHGSAVHDLGDPLSFAGRPPASLTAADRAALNAYLDGGRAPYAAIRELLELVRDLGSPL
- a CDS encoding tetratricopeptide repeat protein; this translates as MFRRKRAKGTPGTPASPAGPENPEDPPPEPGTPADPLDLRLDEPDDTPIHLSMDSTLRMREELAEAERRLGPGHEDVLRLRHNYAFTLCIWSAAAPPGETYMLDRAIPLMLENLTHQSATMGPHARDTLITLQGIGAAHLSAERPAEAIPYLERAVEGSELNPDLDEEQSLAWREKLSDAYAGAGRADRAIARLEETVAGSRRLLPPGGERLEARKQKLFTAYREAGRLPEATALCLEIVADKERYYGPDHLDTYIWVDNLAHLHHDARDLDAAIACYERAVHGFERIHGADSDEISYRYHNLAIAHLEAGRPERALPYLKAALAAREHTLGPDHVGTLDALISLISGYDQAGRIEEAIAATERLIGALERIGGPTHPKLPEVRTYLDQLRRALPRSRAAVLPPREAP